The following proteins come from a genomic window of Acinetobacter sp. SAAs474:
- the pstA gene encoding phosphate ABC transporter permease PstA produces MSKIDTNSLDQIDPRQANDLREKRKRTIESSLAKRHRKEKTFRIFGFSAVIAGLFFVILLFSSILAKGLPAFWQYSFTVPVYFDPALIQVGPKPVPQANEAPVQFEQRLIAWQTDLGMVDWDGLIVNSLIHQDRQLEADRDELSSIYTSSEAYTLRDMVMKDPSLIGKTKEIKILADANVDVWLSGNIDRNLPAEQQQLSPEIRHLADQLKTQGILEKTFNTNIFFSPDSRSSPATSGLAGAFMGSLFMMLIVILISIPIGVASAIYLEEFAPKNVITDIVEVNINNLAAVPSIVFGLLGAAIFIGWMHMPLSAPLVGGLVLSLMTLPTVIITTRASLKAVPPSIRQAALGLGASRLQTVFHHVLPLALPGILTGAIIGVAQALGETAPLLLIGMSAFVASIPATPLDQSTALPVQIFLWQGNELRNFFEGRTAAAIIVLLALMIGLNSLAIWLRKKFEVRW; encoded by the coding sequence ATGAGTAAGATAGATACGAATTCATTGGATCAAATTGATCCACGACAAGCAAATGATTTAAGAGAAAAGCGTAAGCGTACCATTGAAAGTTCATTGGCTAAACGACATCGCAAGGAAAAAACCTTTAGGATTTTCGGCTTTTCTGCCGTAATTGCAGGTTTGTTTTTTGTGATATTGCTCTTTAGTAGTATTCTTGCCAAAGGATTGCCTGCATTTTGGCAATATAGTTTCACGGTTCCAGTTTATTTTGATCCTGCATTAATACAAGTTGGGCCGAAGCCAGTGCCTCAGGCCAATGAAGCACCTGTTCAGTTTGAGCAACGTTTGATTGCTTGGCAAACTGATTTAGGGATGGTGGATTGGGATGGTTTGATTGTAAATAGTTTAATTCATCAAGATCGTCAACTTGAAGCAGATCGTGATGAGCTTTCTTCAATTTATACCAGTTCAGAAGCCTATACCTTGCGTGATATGGTGATGAAGGATCCAAGCTTAATTGGTAAAACCAAAGAAATTAAGATATTGGCTGATGCTAATGTCGATGTTTGGTTATCTGGTAATATTGATCGAAATTTACCGGCTGAGCAACAGCAATTAAGTCCTGAAATACGTCATTTAGCAGATCAATTAAAGACTCAAGGTATTCTTGAAAAAACGTTTAATACCAATATTTTCTTTAGCCCAGATTCGCGAAGCTCTCCTGCAACATCCGGTTTAGCAGGTGCTTTTATGGGTTCATTGTTTATGATGTTGATCGTTATTTTAATTTCGATTCCGATTGGTGTTGCTTCTGCTATCTATTTAGAAGAATTTGCGCCTAAAAATGTCATTACAGATATTGTTGAAGTCAATATTAATAATCTCGCTGCTGTCCCATCGATTGTTTTTGGTTTGTTAGGGGCTGCAATTTTCATCGGCTGGATGCATATGCCATTATCAGCACCATTGGTCGGTGGACTGGTATTGAGTTTAATGACATTACCGACCGTGATTATTACCACACGTGCATCACTTAAGGCAGTACCACCTTCCATTCGACAAGCCGCTTTGGGTTTAGGTGCATCACGCTTACAAACGGTTTTTCATCATGTCCTACCGTTAGCATTACCTGGTATTTTAACTGGTGCAATTATTGGTGTCGCTCAAGCGCTAGGTGAGACAGCACCTTTACTGTTAATTGGTATGAGTGCTTTTGTTGCCAGTATTCCTGCAACACCATTAGATCAATCGACCGCTTTACCTGTACAAATTTTTCTATGGCAAGGTAATGAGTTGCGTAACTTCTTTGAAGGTCGAACTGCAGCAGCCATTATTGTATTACTGGCTTTAATGATTGGTTTAAATAGTTTAGCAATCTGGCTACGTAAAAAATTTGAAGTGCGTTGGTAA
- the sohB gene encoding protease SohB yields MIFHATKLPAEIKIHHLNAKLNEQRKKIAQYTASKFELLQLTQQLSKEARVRKKVNQKIYVIDFKGDTAASAVVQLREEINLILATAKAGRDRVLLRLESPGGMVHGYGLAAAQLVRLRDAGFHLTICVDKVAASGGYMMACIASEIIAAPFAILGSIGVVAQVPNFNRLLKDNHIDFELYTAGQYKRTVTMFGENTAEGKAKFEEELQQTHILFKHFVEKYRPQLNIDKIATGEHWYGVDAQALALVDQLQTSDEYLLGLLAQHDVYMIETRKKPTLGEKLGLQAAQIVDQIVPTLVNKVIETVSQIHADRIQIRDPKA; encoded by the coding sequence ATGATATTTCACGCTACAAAACTTCCCGCAGAAATTAAAATTCATCATTTAAATGCCAAATTGAATGAGCAGCGTAAAAAAATTGCGCAATATACTGCTTCTAAATTTGAGTTATTACAATTAACACAACAGTTATCAAAAGAAGCACGTGTGCGTAAAAAAGTAAATCAAAAAATTTATGTCATTGATTTCAAAGGTGATACAGCAGCTTCTGCTGTGGTACAACTGCGTGAAGAAATTAATTTGATTTTAGCGACAGCAAAGGCTGGACGTGACCGTGTGCTACTTCGTTTGGAGAGTCCTGGAGGTATGGTTCATGGCTATGGGCTTGCGGCAGCACAATTGGTTCGTTTACGCGATGCTGGCTTTCATTTAACCATTTGTGTTGATAAGGTAGCGGCAAGTGGTGGCTATATGATGGCATGTATTGCTTCAGAGATTATTGCTGCACCGTTTGCTATCTTGGGCTCAATTGGCGTGGTGGCACAAGTTCCAAACTTTAATCGTTTACTTAAAGATAATCATATTGATTTTGAACTTTATACCGCAGGTCAGTATAAGCGAACAGTGACGATGTTTGGTGAAAATACTGCAGAAGGTAAAGCAAAATTTGAAGAAGAGCTACAGCAAACGCATATTTTATTTAAGCACTTTGTGGAAAAATATCGTCCGCAATTAAATATTGATAAAATTGCAACGGGTGAGCACTGGTATGGTGTAGATGCACAGGCATTGGCTTTAGTGGATCAATTACAGACTTCAGACGAATATTTATTGGGTTTATTGGCTCAACATGATGTCTATATGATCGAGACACGTAAAAAGCCAACGCTAGGTGAAAAATTAGGTCTGCAAGCTGCTCAAATTGTGGATCAAATTGTGCCAACATTGGTCAATAAAGTGATTGAAACAGTGAGTCAAATTCATGCAGATCGTATACAGATACGCGATCCTAAAGCATAA
- a CDS encoding diaminobutyrate--2-oxoglutarate transaminase, which produces MSVTSVNPATNSTNEYYLTRQSQMESNVRSYPRKLPLAIAKAQGCWVTDVEGTTYLDCLAGAGTLALGHNHPAVIQSIQDTLASGLPLHTLDLTTPLKDAFTEALLAQLPGGKAEYCLQFCGPSGADATEAAIKLAKTYTGRSSVISFSGGYHGMTHGALAMTGNLSAKNAVNGLMPGVQFMPYPHEYRCPLGLGGEAGVDALTYYFENFIEDVESGVTKPAAVILEAIQGEGGVVTAPVKWLKKIREVTEKHNIVLILDEVQAGFARSGKMFAFEHAGIEPDVVVMSKAVGGSLPLAVLGIKRKFDAWQPAGHTGTFRGNQLAMGTGLATIQTIQEQNLAQNATERGDFLQAELKKLALEFPCIGNVRGRGLMIGIEIVDERQKADHMGSLPGDSQLAAAIQAACFDHQLLLEKGGRNGTVIRLLCPLIITQAECEEVIVRFKKAIADALVAVRGA; this is translated from the coding sequence ATGAGCGTTACTTCTGTAAACCCTGCCACCAATTCCACAAACGAATACTACTTGACTCGCCAAAGTCAGATGGAATCGAATGTGCGTAGTTATCCACGTAAATTACCGTTAGCGATAGCGAAAGCACAAGGTTGTTGGGTTACCGATGTTGAAGGTACAACGTACCTTGACTGTTTAGCTGGGGCAGGGACATTGGCATTAGGCCATAATCACCCTGCGGTCATTCAAAGTATTCAAGACACTCTCGCGAGTGGTCTTCCATTGCATACTTTAGACTTAACAACACCGTTAAAAGATGCTTTTACTGAAGCATTACTTGCGCAGTTACCTGGTGGTAAGGCTGAGTATTGTCTACAGTTCTGTGGTCCATCTGGTGCAGATGCCACAGAAGCAGCAATTAAATTAGCAAAGACCTATACAGGTCGAAGTTCTGTGATTAGCTTCTCCGGTGGCTATCATGGTATGACACATGGTGCATTGGCTATGACAGGTAATCTGTCTGCAAAAAATGCCGTCAATGGTTTAATGCCTGGTGTACAATTCATGCCGTATCCACATGAATACCGTTGTCCATTAGGTTTAGGTGGTGAAGCGGGTGTCGATGCATTAACCTATTATTTTGAAAACTTTATTGAAGATGTGGAAAGTGGTGTTACTAAACCTGCCGCAGTGATTCTTGAAGCGATTCAAGGTGAGGGTGGCGTGGTAACAGCACCCGTTAAATGGTTGAAAAAAATCCGTGAAGTAACCGAAAAGCACAATATTGTATTGATCCTTGATGAGGTTCAAGCTGGTTTTGCACGTTCAGGGAAAATGTTTGCCTTTGAACATGCTGGGATTGAGCCTGATGTTGTGGTGATGTCTAAGGCTGTGGGTGGAAGTTTACCACTTGCTGTTCTTGGTATTAAACGTAAGTTTGATGCATGGCAGCCTGCTGGTCATACCGGTACATTCCGTGGTAATCAGTTGGCAATGGGGACTGGTCTTGCTACGATCCAAACCATTCAAGAACAAAACTTGGCACAAAATGCAACTGAACGTGGTGATTTTTTACAAGCTGAACTTAAAAAATTAGCACTGGAATTTCCATGTATTGGTAATGTGCGTGGTCGTGGGTTAATGATTGGTATCGAGATTGTTGACGAACGTCAAAAAGCTGATCATATGGGCTCATTACCTGGTGATTCGCAATTGGCTGCGGCAATTCAAGCGGCATGTTTTGACCATCAGTTATTGTTAGAAAAAGGTGGTCGTAACGGTACGGTGATTCGTTTGCTTTGCCCGTTAATTATTACACAAGCTGAATGTGAAGAAGTAATTGTTCGCTTTAAGAAAGCAATTGCTGACGCACTTGTTGCAGTTCGAGGCGCATAA
- a CDS encoding IS5 family transposase (programmed frameshift): MARTLLTDDIWQQIQVTMKFHGCYSSKNSRNIMEAILWKLRTGATWRDIPQEFCPWKTAYNRFNRWAMKGLWDKFFFKLRGSLDQEWVFIDGSYIRAHQHASGARHGFERAIGQSRGGLTTKIHLATDANGLPIDFKITGGDVHDSQVAEHLIDLIETADYLIADKGYDSEYIRKSARNRKMIPIIPLRSNSKKFNLDFDKYLYCLRHLVENAFARLKHFRAIATRFDKLARNYQSMIYIACMFIWCKSK; encoded by the exons ATGGCACGTACTCTTCTCACAGATGATATTTGGCAACAGATTCAAGTAACAATGAAATTTCATGGTTGCTATAGCTCAAAGAACAGTAGAAATATTATGGAAGCTATTTTATGGAAACTACGCACAGGTGCGACATGGCGTGATATTCCTCAAGAGTTTTGCCCTTGGAAAACTGCTTATAACCGTTTTAATCGCTGGGCTATGAAAGGCTTATGGGATAAAT TTTTTTTCAAACTACGAGGCAGCTTGGACCAAGAATGGGTATTCATTGATGGAAGCTACATACGCGCGCATCAGCATGCAAGTGGAGCTCGGCATGGCTTCGAGCGTGCAATTGGACAATCTCGTGGAGGACTCACAACAAAGATTCATCTTGCAACCGACGCGAATGGATTACCGATTGATTTTAAAATCACTGGGGGTGATGTCCATGACAGCCAAGTTGCAGAACACCTAATAGATCTAATTGAAACAGCAGATTATCTAATCGCGGACAAGGGATATGATTCTGAATATATCAGGAAGTCTGCTAGAAATCGAAAAATGATACCTATTATTCCATTAAGATCAAATAGTAAGAAATTCAATCTTGATTTTGATAAGTACTTATATTGCTTAAGACATTTAGTTGAGAATGCCTTTGCAAGATTAAAACACTTCCGTGCAATAGCAACTCGATTTGATAAACTCGCACGTAATTATCAGTCTATGATTTATATCGCCTGCATGTTCATTTGGTGTAAATCTAAATGA
- a CDS encoding aspartate aminotransferase family protein, whose product MVDFAEHRKALFCNDAQSIADYQSAMGEAVKAVSAWLQNDQMYTGGSIKALRSAIAFNPSKDGMGIQKSLDRMVELFLNKSLKVHHPHSLAHLHCPTMVTSQIAEVLINATNQSMDSWDQSPAGSLMEVQLIDWLRQKVGYGSGQAGVFTSGGTQSNLMGVLLARDACIAKHWQDEHGQPWSVQRDGIPADAMRNVKVICSENAHFSVQKNMAMMGMGFQSVVTVPVNDRAQMDVDALAKTMAHLHAEGKIVACVVATAGTTDAGAIDPLKEIRDITQQYGTWMHIDAAWGGALILSNDYRSMLDGIELSDSVTLDFHKHYFQTISCGAFLLKDEANYRFMHYEAEYLNSAYDEEHGVPNLVSKSLQTTRRFDALKLWMTVEALGETLYGSMIDHGVVLTRQVADYIQATDGLELLVEPQFASVLFRVVPEGYPVELLDSLNQNVADELFARGEANIGVTKVGQVQSLKMTTLSPVATLENVKNLLALVLAEAERIKGAIADGCYTPAID is encoded by the coding sequence ATGGTTGATTTTGCAGAACATCGTAAAGCCTTATTCTGCAATGATGCACAATCCATTGCTGACTATCAGTCAGCAATGGGCGAAGCGGTGAAAGCCGTTTCTGCATGGTTGCAAAACGATCAAATGTATACTGGCGGAAGCATTAAAGCGCTGCGCAGCGCAATTGCATTTAATCCATCTAAAGATGGTATGGGTATACAAAAATCATTAGATCGTATGGTTGAACTTTTTCTCAATAAAAGTTTAAAAGTTCATCATCCTCATTCATTGGCACACTTACATTGTCCGACAATGGTGACCAGTCAGATCGCAGAAGTTTTGATTAATGCGACGAACCAATCAATGGATTCATGGGATCAAAGTCCTGCGGGTTCATTAATGGAAGTGCAGTTAATTGACTGGTTACGTCAAAAAGTGGGTTATGGTTCTGGTCAAGCAGGTGTATTTACCTCTGGTGGAACTCAATCTAACTTGATGGGCGTATTGCTGGCACGTGATGCTTGTATTGCAAAACATTGGCAAGATGAACATGGCCAGCCTTGGTCGGTACAGCGTGATGGTATCCCTGCTGATGCAATGCGGAATGTGAAAGTAATCTGTTCTGAAAACGCACATTTTTCTGTACAAAAGAATATGGCGATGATGGGCATGGGCTTTCAGTCAGTGGTCACTGTTCCAGTGAATGACCGTGCGCAAATGGATGTTGATGCATTAGCGAAAACAATGGCGCATCTTCATGCTGAAGGTAAGATTGTGGCATGTGTGGTGGCAACTGCTGGGACAACTGATGCTGGTGCGATTGATCCATTAAAAGAAATTCGTGACATTACCCAGCAATATGGCACATGGATGCATATTGATGCTGCATGGGGCGGTGCATTAATTCTATCGAATGATTATCGCTCGATGTTAGATGGTATTGAATTGTCTGACTCTGTGACCTTAGATTTCCATAAGCATTATTTCCAAACTATCTCTTGTGGTGCTTTTTTACTTAAAGATGAAGCTAACTATCGTTTTATGCATTATGAAGCCGAATATTTAAATTCTGCATATGATGAAGAACATGGTGTGCCGAATTTAGTATCAAAATCATTGCAGACTACACGTCGTTTTGATGCACTAAAATTGTGGATGACCGTTGAGGCATTGGGTGAAACGCTATATGGTTCAATGATTGATCATGGTGTCGTGCTGACACGTCAAGTTGCAGATTATATTCAAGCAACGGATGGTTTAGAACTATTGGTTGAACCACAATTTGCTTCTGTATTATTCCGGGTTGTGCCAGAAGGCTATCCAGTCGAATTGCTCGATAGTTTAAATCAAAATGTTGCTGATGAGCTATTTGCACGTGGTGAAGCCAATATTGGTGTAACTAAAGTAGGTCAAGTTCAATCTTTGAAAATGACCACCTTGAGCCCTGTTGCAACATTAGAGAATGTAAAAAATTTACTTGCACTGGTGCTTGCTGAGGCTGAACGGATTAAAGGTGCAATTGCTGATGGTTGTTATACCCCTGCGATTGACTAA
- the pstC gene encoding phosphate ABC transporter permease subunit PstC: MNLLLIGVLLAIMAIAYQIGLTKSRNLAGKGNNSAMLHSRPGYYGALVALWCGIPAFLILMVWNIAEPAILKHVILSHVPANMAATLDQASTSVLIDRVEAIASGFGVTDTPLPYELQAAAQLAQIEMIASFAKLAVVICTALICLVWAKKRIGKQYRARNQVEKVINFALALCSGVAILTTVGIVMSMFSETLRFFSFVSPIDFFFGTQWNPGFSTTGNADGSYGLVPLLWGTLMVSAIALLVAVPVGLMIAIYLAEYASPRFRAWTKPTIEVLAGIPTIVYGVFALMVIGPFMKALGASIGIDINATSALTAGFVMGIMIIPFVSSLSDDIITQVPRSLRDGSLGLGATKSETIRQVVLPAALPGIIGAFLLAASRAIGETMIVVLAAGNSPLLHINPFEAVSTVTMTIVNQLTGDTDFASPQALVAFALGLTLFVITLGLNIVALYIVRKYREQYD, encoded by the coding sequence ATGAACTTGCTACTTATAGGTGTCTTATTGGCCATTATGGCTATCGCCTATCAAATTGGTTTAACCAAAAGTCGCAATTTGGCAGGTAAGGGCAATAACTCGGCAATGCTGCATTCGCGTCCCGGTTATTATGGTGCATTGGTTGCACTCTGGTGTGGTATTCCAGCTTTTTTAATTCTAATGGTATGGAATATTGCTGAACCTGCTATTTTAAAGCATGTGATTTTAAGTCATGTCCCAGCCAATATGGCGGCGACATTAGATCAGGCCAGTACTAGCGTATTGATTGATCGTGTTGAAGCGATTGCGTCAGGCTTTGGCGTAACAGATACCCCATTACCCTATGAACTTCAAGCAGCAGCACAGCTGGCACAGATTGAAATGATTGCTTCATTTGCCAAGTTAGCAGTGGTGATCTGTACCGCATTAATCTGTTTGGTTTGGGCCAAAAAACGCATTGGTAAGCAATATCGTGCGCGTAATCAAGTCGAAAAAGTCATTAATTTTGCTTTAGCATTATGTTCTGGTGTTGCTATTTTGACGACTGTGGGCATTGTGATGTCCATGTTTAGTGAAACCTTGCGTTTTTTTAGCTTTGTAAGTCCTATTGATTTCTTCTTTGGTACGCAATGGAATCCTGGTTTTAGTACGACTGGAAATGCAGATGGCAGTTATGGCTTAGTGCCATTATTGTGGGGAACCTTAATGGTGAGTGCAATTGCACTCTTGGTTGCCGTTCCTGTGGGACTCATGATTGCGATCTATTTAGCCGAATATGCCTCTCCTCGATTTCGTGCTTGGACGAAACCTACCATTGAAGTATTGGCAGGAATTCCAACTATTGTTTATGGTGTTTTTGCCTTGATGGTGATTGGCCCATTTATGAAGGCATTAGGTGCATCTATTGGCATAGATATCAATGCAACCAGTGCGCTGACAGCGGGCTTTGTCATGGGAATTATGATTATTCCATTTGTTTCATCTTTATCTGATGACATTATTACCCAAGTACCTCGATCATTACGTGATGGTTCTTTGGGATTGGGTGCAACTAAATCTGAAACGATTCGTCAAGTGGTTTTACCTGCAGCACTGCCTGGGATTATTGGTGCATTTCTATTGGCTGCTTCACGAGCGATTGGTGAAACCATGATTGTGGTATTGGCTGCCGGAAACAGTCCATTATTACATATTAATCCATTTGAAGCGGTATCCACAGTCACCATGACGATTGTTAATCAGCTGACAGGGGATACAGATTTTGCCAGCCCACAAGCTTTGGTGGCTTTTGCTTTGGGTTTAACCTTATTTGTAATTACTTTAGGTTTAAACATTGTAGCACTTTATATTGTGCGTAAATATCGTGAGCAATATGACTAA
- a CDS encoding substrate-binding domain-containing protein, producing the protein MRLTYIALALTVSGELLATTANAARDTIQIAGSSTVLPYASIVAEEFGNTFPQFKTPVVGSGGSSGGLKQFCNGTGDNTIDIANSSRKIKDTELAACKKAGVNQVIEVKIGYDGIVFASNAKKAAYKLRPQHVYAALAAELPANGKMIPNPYTRWNQIDKSLPNEPITLVIPASNHGTREVFQEKMVDVGCETYAAIKALDKDAQKKACSNFRKDGRVIEISGDYTETLARLKTSPSAVGVFGLGFYDQNKDKLRVATVNNVSPSEQTILNGSYPVSRPLYFYVKGEHLKAIKGLPQFTEYFLSKKVSGKGSKLDKAGLISLSDKERAQILANVKAGKTVK; encoded by the coding sequence ATGCGCTTAACGTATATCGCACTAGCTTTAACAGTTTCTGGGGAACTTCTAGCAACTACGGCAAATGCAGCTCGAGACACTATTCAAATTGCTGGATCTTCAACTGTTTTGCCATATGCCAGTATTGTTGCTGAAGAATTTGGTAATACATTTCCACAATTTAAAACCCCAGTGGTAGGTTCTGGTGGTTCATCAGGTGGCTTGAAACAGTTTTGTAATGGTACTGGTGATAACACCATTGATATTGCCAATTCATCGCGCAAAATTAAAGATACTGAACTTGCTGCATGTAAAAAAGCAGGTGTAAATCAAGTCATTGAGGTTAAAATTGGTTATGACGGTATCGTCTTTGCCTCAAATGCTAAAAAAGCAGCTTATAAACTACGTCCACAGCATGTCTATGCTGCGCTTGCAGCTGAACTACCAGCCAATGGTAAAATGATTCCAAACCCATATACTCGTTGGAATCAAATTGATAAATCGTTACCAAATGAACCGATTACTTTGGTGATTCCTGCTTCAAATCATGGTACACGTGAAGTATTCCAAGAGAAAATGGTAGATGTAGGTTGTGAAACCTATGCTGCGATTAAAGCTTTAGATAAAGATGCACAAAAGAAAGCATGTTCTAATTTCCGTAAAGATGGTCGTGTAATTGAAATTTCTGGTGACTATACTGAAACGCTAGCACGTCTAAAAACTTCACCAAGTGCAGTAGGCGTATTTGGTCTAGGTTTCTACGATCAAAATAAAGATAAATTACGTGTTGCAACGGTCAATAATGTTAGTCCATCTGAGCAAACCATTCTTAATGGTTCTTATCCAGTGTCACGTCCATTGTATTTTTATGTCAAGGGCGAGCATTTAAAAGCAATTAAAGGTTTACCTCAATTTACAGAATATTTTTTAAGTAAAAAAGTATCAGGTAAAGGCTCTAAATTAGATAAAGCAGGATTAATTTCATTATCTGATAAAGAAAGAGCACAAATACTGGCGAATGTTAAAGCTGGTAAAACAGTGAAATAA
- the purB gene encoding adenylosuccinate lyase, whose amino-acid sequence MNALTALSPLDGRYASKCDALRPFLSEFGLIHARVTVEVRWLQALANRPEISEVPVFSAQTNAALDAIVTEFSEADANRIKEIERTTNHDVKAVEYFLKEKIAHIDELKNAGEFIHFACTSEDINNLSHALMLKNGREVLMTSMQQIIDAIVDLAETHAEQPMLSRTHGQTASPTTLGKEMANVAYRLARQIKQFKNVELLGKINGAVGNYNAHLSAYPDIDWPAHSQAFVESLGLEFNPYTTQIEPHDYMAELFDALRRFNTILIDFNRDVWGYISLGFFKQRLKEGEVGSSTMPHKVNPIDFENSEGNLGIANAVLAHLGEKLPISRWQRDLTDSTVLRNMGVGFAQSLIAFEACLKGIGKLELNAIRILEDLDHAQEVLAEPIQTVMRRYAVEKPYEKLKALTRGQAMTREMMVDFVQGHELEAVPAQDRARLAELTPATYTGNAATQAKSIKALIAKL is encoded by the coding sequence ATGAACGCTTTAACCGCACTTTCTCCATTAGATGGACGCTACGCTAGCAAATGCGATGCACTACGTCCTTTCCTCTCTGAGTTTGGTTTAATTCATGCTCGTGTGACCGTTGAAGTGCGTTGGTTACAAGCGCTTGCAAACCGTCCAGAAATTAGTGAAGTTCCAGTATTTTCAGCGCAAACAAATGCCGCTTTAGATGCAATCGTAACAGAATTTTCTGAAGCAGATGCAAATCGTATTAAAGAGATTGAACGTACCACCAACCATGACGTCAAAGCGGTTGAATATTTTCTTAAAGAGAAAATTGCACATATTGATGAGTTAAAAAATGCGGGTGAGTTTATTCACTTTGCATGTACTTCTGAAGACATTAACAACTTATCTCACGCATTAATGTTAAAAAATGGTCGTGAAGTCCTCATGACATCCATGCAACAAATTATTGATGCCATTGTTGATCTTGCAGAAACACATGCAGAACAGCCAATGCTATCGCGTACGCATGGTCAAACTGCAAGCCCAACAACATTGGGTAAAGAGATGGCAAACGTGGCTTATCGTTTAGCACGTCAAATCAAGCAATTTAAAAATGTTGAATTATTAGGCAAAATTAATGGTGCAGTCGGTAACTATAATGCACATTTATCTGCCTATCCAGATATTGATTGGCCAGCACATTCGCAGGCATTTGTCGAATCACTTGGTCTAGAATTTAATCCATACACCACACAAATTGAACCGCATGATTATATGGCGGAGCTTTTTGATGCCCTACGTCGCTTTAACACTATTCTTATCGACTTTAACCGTGATGTATGGGGTTATATTTCTTTGGGCTTCTTTAAACAACGTTTAAAAGAAGGTGAAGTCGGTTCATCAACAATGCCACATAAAGTCAATCCGATTGACTTTGAAAACTCGGAAGGTAATTTAGGAATTGCCAATGCAGTATTAGCACATTTAGGTGAAAAACTTCCTATCTCACGCTGGCAACGTGACTTAACTGACTCTACTGTATTACGTAATATGGGTGTTGGTTTTGCACAAAGTTTAATTGCCTTTGAAGCATGCTTAAAAGGTATTGGTAAACTAGAGCTAAATGCAATACGCATACTTGAAGATTTAGATCATGCACAAGAAGTACTCGCTGAACCAATTCAAACAGTTATGCGTCGCTATGCGGTTGAAAAACCCTATGAAAAATTAAAAGCATTAACACGTGGTCAAGCAATGACACGTGAAATGATGGTTGATTTTGTTCAAGGTCATGAACTAGAAGCTGTACCGGCACAAGATCGCGCACGTTTAGCGGAGCTTACACCTGCAACCTATACAGGTAACGCTGCAACCCAAGCAAAATCGATCAAAGCATTAATTGCTAAACTATAA
- the pstB gene encoding phosphate ABC transporter ATP-binding protein PstB, with translation MNMTTASTENTVQQDKSVNSEPKQFTSSDPDKPPVTSFISQFDTQTSTKKDPQHSQVKLSASDVHVYYGTSEAIKGIDINIYENEVIAFIGPSGCGKSTFLRTLNRMNDTIDSCRVTGKVMLDHQDIYDPNLDVVLLRAQVGMVFQKPNPFPKSIFDNVAYGPKLHGLARDKYDLEEIVENSLHKAGLWDEVKDRLNQPGTGLSGGQQQRLCIARTIAVSPEVILMDEPCSALDPIATAKIEELISELSTQYTIAIVTHSMQQAARVSDRTAYFHLGDLIEVNSTEKVFTQPDHQLTEAYITGRFG, from the coding sequence ATGAATATGACAACGGCATCGACAGAAAATACTGTTCAACAGGATAAATCAGTGAATTCAGAACCAAAACAGTTTACGTCTTCTGATCCAGATAAACCTCCAGTGACCTCGTTTATCTCACAATTTGATACGCAAACCTCAACCAAAAAAGACCCCCAACATTCTCAAGTCAAATTGAGTGCTTCGGATGTCCATGTGTATTATGGTACTTCAGAGGCAATTAAAGGTATTGATATTAATATCTATGAAAATGAAGTGATTGCATTTATTGGTCCATCAGGATGTGGTAAATCAACATTTTTACGTACCTTAAATCGTATGAATGACACTATTGATAGTTGTCGTGTGACAGGTAAAGTGATGCTAGATCATCAGGATATCTACGATCCTAATCTTGATGTTGTATTATTACGTGCACAGGTTGGTATGGTCTTCCAAAAGCCGAATCCATTCCCGAAATCTATTTTTGATAATGTCGCTTATGGCCCTAAGCTACATGGTTTAGCACGTGATAAATATGATTTAGAAGAAATTGTTGAAAATAGTTTACATAAAGCAGGGTTGTGGGATGAGGTTAAAGATCGTTTAAATCAACCCGGTACAGGTTTATCGGGTGGTCAACAACAGCGTTTGTGTATTGCGCGTACGATTGCGGTTAGTCCAGAAGTGATCTTGATGGATGAGCCATGCTCTGCACTGGATCCGATTGCAACAGCAAAAATTGAAGAATTAATTTCAGAGCTTTCTACCCAATATACCATTGCTATTGTGACGCATTCGATGCAACAAGCTGCACGAGTATCTGATCGTACAGCATATTTCCATTTGGGCGATTTAATTGAAGTGAATTCAACAGAGAAAGTATTTACACAGCCTGATCATCAATTGACTGAAGCTTATATTACTGGGCGTTTTGGTTAA